In Desulfoferula mesophila, the genomic window GCCGATGCCCCCGTGGGACTTGGTAAGGTAGCTGGCCCCCACCTGGGTGGCCATGCGCCCGGCCACCTCGCTCATGGGGGTGAGCAGGGGCAGGGAACCGTCGGGCAGCTGGATGGTTTCATAGGCCACGGCGATGCAGCCCGAATCCACCAGGGCCCGGGTCTGGGCCGGGTCCGGGGCCAGGTGCAGATATGCGTAGATGATTTGCCCCTTGCGGATGAGGCCGTATTCCGGGGGCAGAGGCTCCTTGACCTTGATGATCATCTCGGCCCGGCCGTAGATCTCCGGCGCGCCCTCCACCATCTCGGCCCCGGCTTCGGCGAACTCCTGGTCGCTGATGCCGCTGCCCAGCCCGGCTCCGACCTGAACCATAACCTCGTGACCCGCCCGCTTGAGCAGGCTCACCCCGGCGGGCACCAGGCCCACCCGGTTCTCGCTGTTCTTTATCTCCGTGGGAACCCCGATAAGCATGGCCTTCCTCTCCTTCCCGCTCATGGCCGCCGATGCGGCGGCGGTTGTTCAAGCGCGATGTCCGCCTTGGCTCAACCGGCCAGGCATTTGATAAGGGAAGTAACCAATTGATTGGCCGGAGCCGTCAGGCCGTGCTTGGCGGCCAGACGCACGATGGCCCCATTGATGAAATCGATCTCCGAGGGACGGCCGCGGTCGATGTCGGTGCGCATGGAGGGCACGTTGTCGCCGCGCAACATCTGGTTGAAGCGCTCCACGCTCAGCTCCACCTCCACCCCCTCGGCCAAGGCCACCGCCTTGACCTCGCTCAACAGCGCCTCCTTGGCCGGGTCCAGCGTCGGGCTGATCAGCTGGTGGTTGGGCAGGTTGAGGATGCCCGCCAAGGGGTTGGCCAGGCAGTTGACCGCCAGCTTGAACCACTCGGCGCTTTTATAATCCTCGGTCTGCTCGCAGACTAGGTCTTCGCTGGCCAGCACCTCGCTCAGGGCCTGGGCCGCCGGGCCCGCGCTGAGAATCAAGCGGCCGGGGCCGAAGAAGAACGCCTGTCCCGGAGCCACGCTGCGCGCTCCGAACAGGGCCACCCCCGCCTCCACCGGGCGCTCCAGGAGCCCCCCGGCCATCTCGCGCACCCCCAGGCCGTTTTGCAGGGTAAAGACCAGGGCCTCCCGGCCCAGCTTGGGCCGCAGCCTGGCGCAGACCTGGGGCAGGTCCGTGGCCTTGCCGGTCAAGAGCACCGCGTGTCCCGCGCCCAGTTCAGGCACCTCATCCCAAGCGCAAGTTTGCAGGGGAATCCGCCGGTCGTCGCGGCCGGGCTGCTGCAAGAGCAGATCCTCGTCGCGTACCTTTTGCCAATGAGGGCTGGCCCCCAGCAGATAGGTTTGGGCCTTGCCGTTTAGATGCAACAGGGCGGCCAGCACCGAGCCCAAGGCCCCGGCACCCACCACCCACACGGTTTGGATCTGCTTCATCGCCGCTCCTCGCTGGGAAATCAGTTTAAACAGGTGGACGCGGCCCTAGCCTTTCCGGCCACCCAGGCCTTGCAGATGGCCCATGCTGCCGTAGAGCTCGCTCAGGCGCTGGAACTCCTCCGGGTCGTGCAGGCTGAGGCGCCCGGCGGTGAACTCCTTGGCCACCTCCAGGCAGAAACG contains:
- a CDS encoding ketopantoate reductase family protein, whose protein sequence is MKQIQTVWVVGAGALGSVLAALLHLNGKAQTYLLGASPHWQKVRDEDLLLQQPGRDDRRIPLQTCAWDEVPELGAGHAVLLTGKATDLPQVCARLRPKLGREALVFTLQNGLGVREMAGGLLERPVEAGVALFGARSVAPGQAFFFGPGRLILSAGPAAQALSEVLASEDLVCEQTEDYKSAEWFKLAVNCLANPLAGILNLPNHQLISPTLDPAKEALLSEVKAVALAEGVEVELSVERFNQMLRGDNVPSMRTDIDRGRPSEIDFINGAIVRLAAKHGLTAPANQLVTSLIKCLAG